The Fodinibius salicampi DNA window GAAGAGCGGGCAATTGAAACGCTCATTCAGGTTATACACGATGCCGGCCTGTATTTCCCATCCAAAAACAAGCAATCGTCCAAAAATAAAGGTTTAGATACCAAGGACTTATCTGACATTAACTTGTTTGCCACGGATTATATTGATACGGACATAAATGATGCCGGGAATTTAAAAGTTCGGTTGTGGCTTGGACCGGATGGAAATATTATTCCAAAACCTGACTGGCAGGCAGCCAATCCAAATATATGCTCTAAAAATGGTCAATATATGGAGCCGGCCCGAACACTTTTAGAATTTACAATCTTTGCCGATTCCAAATCGGTGCAATTTAATTATATAGATATAGCAACCGGAAAAATAGAAAAGTCTGTGATGGCAGAACCTGAACTTCCGGATCCAAATTGGCTGGTGAATGCTATGAGCGAAGCCTGGAATAAAATGCAACAACAGTCGGACATCAAAGATGCGACCACTCCTTGTGGAGACATAATGGACCTACAGGTACATTTAAAAACCAAAATAACAACAACTATAACTACCGAAACTGAGGAAGACGAAGTTAATATTGACGTTCATGTTGACAGTCTCCAGGCAAATTTTGAACTCTCTTTTGATGAGGATGATAATTATTATGATGGTTACGGACCTATTGAGCGTCATTACTCCTATCCAGGCCCTACCGGAAATGGATCCTGCACGACCCCGAATAGAGCAATAGATGTAGAAGAACTGACAAAGCCCTGGTCACAAGACGGATCTCCCGAAGCGGTTATTCGCTTGTTTGGAGATGGCTCCTTAACAAAAGAATGTGGTATAGCTCAAGAACAGCAATATGTTTTCCCATTAGCCTGGCAAAAGCTCAACAACGTGCAGTGGTATTATGGATCGTTCACTATATCGAATTGGGAAATGATGTCAACCACATCGGAAATCCTTATGCAAAAAGTTCTGGATCGCACAGTAACAGAAGATACAGGAATCGGCTTAGTTCAAATTACTGAAAAAGGTATCATCGAAATTCGGAAAAAGTAATGGTATGAGTTTTCCCTGATACCTGATTTACCAAATAGCATTTAGCATTAGCCCAGCGCGTATTCCAGGTCCTCCAGGAGATCATCAGGATGTTCCAGTCCAACGCTAATGCGAATCAGGTTTTCGGGCGTCTGTGAATCGGGCCCCTCGCTACTGCGCCGGTGCTCCCAGGTGCTTTCGACGCCGCCCAGACTCGTAGCACGACTTATAAGCTTAGCTTTGCCAATAATATCTACGGCCTGATCCCGATTACCACCAATTAGAAAAGAAATCATTCCACCAAAACCACTCATCTGTCGTTGAGCAACTTCATATCCTTCATGAGAGGATAGTCCAGGATAATATACCTTTTCTACCTTTGGATGGTCTTGTAAGTACCTGGCTAGTGTCATGGCATTTTCGTTGTGTCCCCGCATCCGATAAGGCAACGTTCGCGTACTTCGGGCGAGGAGCCAGCAATCATCCGGGGAGGGTACTGCTCCACCTATACGCTGGACAACACGTAGTTTTTCAAAGAATTCGTTTTCCTGCTTCGTTACTACTGCACCTCCGAGGATATCACTGTGCCCCCCAAAATACTTTGTGGTTGAATGCACTACCAAATCAGCTCCCAGGTTCAACGGAAGCTGATTCACCGGGGTTGGCCAAGTATTATCTACACAAACAACGGCGTCATTATCATGCGCCAAATTACTTATCGCTTCAATATCCATGATGTTCATCATGGGATTTGAAGGAGTTTCGACCCAGATAAGCTGTGTATTTTCTTTAAGATGCCGGTCGATGTTATCCAAATCCGTCATATTAATAAAATCAGCCTCAAGGCCCCAAGGTTGCAATACTTCTTTCACCAGCCTGCGATTACCGGCATAGATATCTTCGGGAATCAGGATATGATCGCCCGGCCGGAGTGCCTGCAACACAGCCGATGCCGCCGCCACACCGGAAGAAAAAGCTGCCGCGGCTTCTCCCTCTTCCAATACCTTCAACACATGCTCCCACTGTACCCGGTTGGGATTCTCAAGGCGGGTATAGTGCCAATCACCTTCTGAACGACCTTCTTTATCTATTTCGTAAACGGTGGATCGGTGGACAGGCGGAACGATATCCGGTGTCTGATTAGCCACTTCCATAGCAGCGTGGATAGCTTGTGTATCTTTATGCATAATATATTTTGGTTCTATGTATAATATTCAATCTCAGAAGCCAAGGTGGTTTCGGAAGATCTCTAAATTTATGTTCCGACCGGCTTAGCACTAAATTCAGTTCTTAATAAAAATCGTAAAGTTCTGGCAAATAAAAAAAGTCCGTTTCCGAAGATTCGGAAACGGACCTAAGCTTATGAACTATTTATGATTAACAGCAAGCCGCCTGCTCTTCGTTGGCATAAACATCGCTCTCCCCGAACGTGTGGAAAGCTTCCCAAGCCACACCTTGGGGATCGGTAACCCAGCTTTTATCTGAATTGGCATAACAACAGGTGGTTTCCCCTTCTTCTCGCTTCAGGCCGTGTGTGCGATCGATATTGGTTCGAAGTTCCTCAAGCTCCTCCTTTGACTCTGCCTCAATGCCGAGGTGTTCGATTCCTTTGGCACCTTCACGTTCTGCAATAGAGAAGTTCAGCCGTGGATCATCCAGCATCCACTTGGCGTAATCCTCCTTTTGTTTCGTGGGCTCAACGCCAAAGAGCGTCCTGTAGAATTCAACTGATTCGTTCAGGTTATTAACTTTTAACATTACATGCATACGTTTCATAATGGTTTCTTTTGTTTTAGGTGATTTAGATTGTAATTAACCATCTACACCTATGTAGTCGGGGACCAACTAAAAAAGACGCAAAATTAACTTGGATTATTTTGATCTATATCATGTCCCTTATTTATCCCTAATAAAACTAAGAAGAACGGGCAATAGGAAGATGAAAAAGATAATTTCATACTGGTATAATTACAGAAGCAAGCGCTGTATGCGAAGGACCTTTAAAATAATATATCAGATCATTCTTTCGTGTACTTTTTGGCTTGATCCAAAAGGTACTAAAAAAATAAAGGCTGTAGAATTGCAAATCAGCTTCAGCCTATAGAATGCGCGGATTTTGATGGTCCTTTTACTTTCGTGGTAGTTAATCAGGCTTCACCGGTGCAAAATCCACACCCGCATTCTTTGGCCTCAGCAAACAATTCTTAGGCCATATTGTAAGCCGCACAGTTATTTCTTTAAATACCTGTTCCAATTTCATCTAACAATCTTCGCACGGCTCCTCTCCATTCTCATCTTTAATTTTGTGATAGGCTACGGCACGTCCCTCTTCACCAAACTCCACTTTGCAGCAAGCAGCTAATACTCCCCCCAGTTTTTGCCGTGCGCGCTGCACGCGCGATTTTGCCCCGGATAGAGATAATCCTAAATAATCAGCTACCTCCTGCTGTGTTTTTCCATCCACATCTGCCAATTTAAGTGGTACCCCGTATTTCTCTGGCAGTTCATCAATCATCGGAATCAGCCAGGAAAGCACCTCTTCGTGCACACCGTGCTCTCCTTCAAACTCGTTGAGATCCAGTACTGGCTTTTCAGTTTCCTCTTTTTGAATATCCGAGCCAGCTGGCTTTTCCCTTGCCCGGTTTTTCTTGCGATAATGGTCGACCAACGCCCGGCGGGCAATGCCAAATACCCATGATTGCACCCGATCTTCGTGACGCAGATTATCTATTCCCTTGTGAATACGGATAAAAATATCCTGAAGGATATCCTCGGCTTCTTGGTCACTGGAAACTCTCGATCGGATAAATCCACGTACTTGGTCACTGAATTGCTGCCAAAGGGTTTCGGTATTCACGTTTACTGATTTTCCAGACATACAACTCTAAAGTTGGTTTCTTACATCAATTATTTATCCACATTAATCTATGGCCCTAATTGCTTTAATCCGCTGCAGTACAGGGGGGTGTGAATAGTTCAAAAACACATAGAACGGATGCGGCGTCAGGTTGGAGAGATTATCTTTGGAAAGCTTTTTCAGGGCGTTGATCATTGGTTCTCCCTGGTAGGTTGTTGAAGCAAACTCATCAGCTTCGAACTCATATTTGCGGGAAAGTACCTGCATAAAGACCGATACAATCATGTCAATGGGGGCATAGAGCATTCCGAAAAATATAAGTCCGGCATACACCGATATCTGCTCCATATAAAAGGCATCGAACAATCCCTGGGAATTGAGGAACACCGAAAGCAGAAAGAACATAATACCCGTCTGCAGGATGCTAATTCCCATATTTTTTATAATATGCTTCTTTTTATAATGCCCAATTTCATGAGCCAGTACCGCCACCAGTTCATCTTCCGTATGATTTTCAATAAGCGTATCGTAGAGGGCTATTCGTTTATTTTTACCAAATCCTGTAAAGAAGGCATTGGACTTACTGCTTCGTTTTGAACCATCCATTACGTATACGCCCTCCATGGCAAAGTTCACTTTGTCGGCATAACTGCGGATTTTCTGGCGCAAGTCACTCTCTTCTAGTGGTTCAAAATCATTAAAGATCGGCATAATCCAAGTGGGAGCTACGAACTGAACAAAGAGCGTAAAGGCCGTCACCGCACCCCACGCATACAGCCACGCATATTGATCAATGAAAGTAAAAAATGCCAGAATACCTGCTAGCAGCGGTCCCCCAAGTACAATACCCAGTGCTAAGCCTTTCAACAGATCCAGCACAAAAGTCTTGGGGGTGGTTTTATTGAAGCCGTATTTTTCCTCGATCACAAAGGTGGAGTAAATGCTAAAGGGCAGTGACAGAATACTTTTGGCAAGGATTAGGATCCCGATATACACCAGACCGGTCCAGATAACGCCGAGTTCCCAGCTGCGAACGACCTCATCCAACCAATTAAAACCACCGGCAAGCCAGAACACCAGCAGCAAAATCAGGTTAAAAACCGAAGTAAAAATACCAAATTTGGTCCGTTCCTTTGTATAAGACTGGGACTTTTCGTACGTCTCCTTATCATAAACGTCACTGAACTCATCGGGCAATCCTTTGTCCAGTGATTGGAGGTTGTAGTAATCGGCCACCAGGTTCAGTACAAAATCGATGGCGAGTGTTACTAATATTATAGCGGCAAAAATATTCATGAATCAGATTATTTTTCTATTCCAGTGCGTTTTCAAAAGTTTTAAAGCGCTTCCATGTTATCTTGATCCAGGCCTAGCATCAATAATTAAGTGTGCTTAGCCTGTATGAGTTCGATTTCCCTAAGTTAAGGTTATCTCTGCTCTTTTAGTAGAAATGATACACCAAAAACTTTAATTATTTTCGAATTTCAAAGTTACGGAAAGTGTTAAAGATCCTTAAATAGGTATCCCAATCATATTTCATTTACGGGATCTTATTGTGAAACACATAGAAATTTGTACATTTGTGCATCTTATATAAAAAACAAATTTAGGGTATAGTTATGGCAGACTCACCAGCGGACCAGGAATTAGCTCGTGATCTTGGTTTTTTGGAAGCGTATACTATCGGCGTAGGCACCATGATTGGTGCCGGTATTTTTGTTCTGCCTGGTATTGTTGCAAATAATGCCGGACCCGCGGGTATGATTTCCTTTGCTATCGGTGGAGTTGTATCACTACTA harbors:
- a CDS encoding ArsI/CadI family heavy metal resistance metalloenzyme, which gives rise to MKRMHVMLKVNNLNESVEFYRTLFGVEPTKQKEDYAKWMLDDPRLNFSIAEREGAKGIEHLGIEAESKEELEELRTNIDRTHGLKREEGETTCCYANSDKSWVTDPQGVAWEAFHTFGESDVYANEEQAACC
- a CDS encoding trans-sulfuration enzyme family protein is translated as MHKDTQAIHAAMEVANQTPDIVPPVHRSTVYEIDKEGRSEGDWHYTRLENPNRVQWEHVLKVLEEGEAAAAFSSGVAAASAVLQALRPGDHILIPEDIYAGNRRLVKEVLQPWGLEADFINMTDLDNIDRHLKENTQLIWVETPSNPMMNIMDIEAISNLAHDNDAVVCVDNTWPTPVNQLPLNLGADLVVHSTTKYFGGHSDILGGAVVTKQENEFFEKLRVVQRIGGAVPSPDDCWLLARSTRTLPYRMRGHNENAMTLARYLQDHPKVEKVYYPGLSSHEGYEVAQRQMSGFGGMISFLIGGNRDQAVDIIGKAKLISRATSLGGVESTWEHRRSSEGPDSQTPENLIRISVGLEHPDDLLEDLEYALG
- the sigZ gene encoding RNA polymerase sigma factor SigZ, producing MSGKSVNVNTETLWQQFSDQVRGFIRSRVSSDQEAEDILQDIFIRIHKGIDNLRHEDRVQSWVFGIARRALVDHYRKKNRAREKPAGSDIQKEETEKPVLDLNEFEGEHGVHEEVLSWLIPMIDELPEKYGVPLKLADVDGKTQQEVADYLGLSLSGAKSRVQRARQKLGGVLAACCKVEFGEEGRAVAYHKIKDENGEEPCEDC
- a CDS encoding M48 family metallopeptidase → MNIFAAIILVTLAIDFVLNLVADYYNLQSLDKGLPDEFSDVYDKETYEKSQSYTKERTKFGIFTSVFNLILLLVFWLAGGFNWLDEVVRSWELGVIWTGLVYIGILILAKSILSLPFSIYSTFVIEEKYGFNKTTPKTFVLDLLKGLALGIVLGGPLLAGILAFFTFIDQYAWLYAWGAVTAFTLFVQFVAPTWIMPIFNDFEPLEESDLRQKIRSYADKVNFAMEGVYVMDGSKRSSKSNAFFTGFGKNKRIALYDTLIENHTEDELVAVLAHEIGHYKKKHIIKNMGISILQTGIMFFLLSVFLNSQGLFDAFYMEQISVYAGLIFFGMLYAPIDMIVSVFMQVLSRKYEFEADEFASTTYQGEPMINALKKLSKDNLSNLTPHPFYVFLNYSHPPVLQRIKAIRAID